One part of the Cyclobacteriaceae bacterium genome encodes these proteins:
- a CDS encoding MoxR family ATPase: MTTDLKATEQSVNEIIGKLAELKKEIRKVIVGQEETIDQLLITFLAGGHGLLEGVPGLAKTLMIRTLSEAIDLKFRRIQFTPDLMPSDIIGTEILEEDHSTGKRFFKFNQGPIFANILLADEINRTSPKTQSALLEAMQEFAVTYGGMTYPLEKPFFILATQNPIEQAGTFPLPEAQLDRFLLYIKVSYPTAEEERSVLENTTSSRNVVIKKVLDGSKILEAQALVREVHINPDLIDLVNRLVRATRPGENSDSYVKEWVRWGAGPRAGQAMILTAKARALLQGRFAVTQDDIRHVAFPVLRHRILMNFKAEAEGVTPDQVTEKLFQTAIVAPANRI; encoded by the coding sequence ATGACAACAGATTTAAAAGCTACGGAGCAATCAGTAAATGAAATCATCGGCAAGCTTGCTGAATTGAAGAAAGAAATTAGGAAGGTAATTGTGGGTCAGGAAGAGACGATCGATCAGTTGTTGATTACGTTTCTCGCGGGCGGTCATGGATTGCTGGAAGGTGTTCCGGGTTTGGCCAAAACGTTAATGATCCGCACCTTGTCAGAAGCGATTGATTTAAAATTCAGACGCATCCAGTTCACACCCGACCTGATGCCTTCAGATATTATCGGTACGGAGATACTGGAAGAGGATCATTCTACCGGTAAGCGTTTCTTCAAGTTTAACCAAGGCCCCATTTTCGCCAACATACTTTTGGCGGATGAAATCAACCGTACTTCACCCAAAACGCAATCGGCTTTGCTGGAAGCCATGCAGGAGTTTGCCGTTACCTATGGCGGCATGACGTATCCACTGGAAAAACCTTTCTTCATTCTCGCCACGCAAAACCCTATTGAGCAAGCCGGAACATTTCCATTGCCTGAAGCCCAGTTGGATCGCTTTCTATTATATATTAAAGTGAGTTACCCAACGGCTGAGGAAGAACGCTCGGTTTTGGAGAATACAACCAGCAGCAGAAATGTTGTTATTAAAAAGGTTCTTGACGGATCAAAAATCCTGGAAGCACAGGCACTGGTTCGTGAAGTGCACATCAACCCCGACCTGATTGATTTAGTCAACCGTTTGGTACGGGCTACACGACCCGGTGAAAATTCCGACAGCTATGTAAAAGAGTGGGTTCGATGGGGTGCTGGTCCACGGGCCGGTCAAGCCATGATCTTAACGGCTAAGGCACGTGCGTTGCTTCAAGGACGTTTTGCTGTAACGCAGGATGACATCCGCCATGTAGCTTTTCCGGTATTACGCCATCGTATTCTCATGAATTTTAAAGCGGAGGCTGAAGGTGTAACACCAGATCAGGTAACGGAGAAATTATTTCAAACTGCCATAGTGGCTCCTGCTAACCGCATTTAA
- a CDS encoding DUF58 domain-containing protein: MHAQVKSLLKPEILNTVNGLELIARIIVEGFMSGSNKSQSVGAGQEFSQYRNYEPGDDLRQLDWKMYARSERYFIKQADIETNITVKFMLDASNSMAYMEDGVSKLQFAKVMIAALAYLARKQSDTFGLYTVNEHNISVVQPRFEQQQFMRFLNELVKVKSEGTWKKGNGLELLYDHHGKEMILFFTDLYDEQEDLFRFISRLKTPRNEVIVFHILGKHERDFDFEGSFTFEDLESNVRVKADTTIQRKEYTERVGGWIKQSRAWMLEKHINYQLVVMNDPIEQTLRDFLKIRKIINR, translated from the coding sequence ATGCATGCCCAGGTCAAATCATTACTGAAACCTGAAATACTCAACACGGTTAATGGGCTGGAGTTGATTGCACGGATTATTGTAGAGGGCTTTATGAGCGGAAGCAACAAAAGCCAGTCGGTTGGTGCCGGGCAGGAATTCAGTCAGTATAGAAATTATGAGCCCGGTGATGACCTGCGCCAGCTTGACTGGAAAATGTATGCACGGTCGGAGCGTTATTTTATCAAGCAAGCCGATATCGAAACCAACATCACCGTAAAGTTTATGCTTGATGCCAGTAATTCCATGGCGTATATGGAGGATGGAGTTTCAAAACTTCAGTTTGCCAAAGTAATGATTGCGGCATTGGCCTACCTGGCGCGAAAGCAAAGCGATACGTTTGGTTTGTATACCGTGAATGAACATAACATCAGCGTGGTTCAACCCCGTTTTGAGCAGCAGCAGTTTATGCGGTTTTTGAATGAACTGGTGAAAGTAAAAAGTGAAGGCACCTGGAAAAAGGGAAATGGCCTGGAATTGTTGTATGATCATCATGGTAAGGAAATGATTCTTTTCTTTACGGATCTGTATGATGAACAAGAGGATTTGTTTCGCTTTATCTCAAGGTTAAAAACTCCACGCAACGAGGTGATTGTTTTTCATATTCTGGGCAAACACGAACGTGATTTTGATTTTGAAGGGTCGTTTACGTTTGAAGATCTGGAGAGCAATGTTCGGGTGAAGGCCGATACAACGATTCAGCGGAAAGAATATACAGAAAGGGTTGGAGGCTGGATAAAACAATCAAGAGCGTGGATGCTGGAGAAGCATATCAACTACCAGTTGGTGGTGATGAATGATCCGATTGAGCAAACGCTTCGTGATTTTTTGAAGATTCGTAAAATTATTAACCGATAA
- a CDS encoding DUF4159 domain-containing protein, translating into MRSSDKFFFTRLQYDSGDWDVDQRMPSNLLNSLIEYTTLPVDTRENIVPLSSADIFRCPFCYLSGHKLVEFTAQERENFEKYVRNGGFVFVDDCNHDIDGLFAKSFESQMERIFGSQALKKIPNNHAIYSSFFKFDGPPTTSQELNGWGDDLVHDYLKAIEINGRMGVLYSNKDYGCEWDYDFRNKRFYKIDNTRFSVNIVMYALLR; encoded by the coding sequence ATGCGCAGTTCCGATAAATTCTTCTTCACCCGCCTTCAGTACGATTCCGGTGACTGGGATGTGGATCAGCGCATGCCATCGAATTTATTGAACTCACTTATTGAGTATACAACCTTACCGGTGGATACCCGGGAAAACATTGTTCCGTTAAGCAGTGCGGATATTTTCCGATGTCCGTTCTGTTACCTGAGTGGCCATAAGCTGGTGGAGTTCACCGCCCAGGAGCGGGAGAATTTTGAAAAATATGTGCGCAATGGTGGGTTTGTGTTTGTGGATGATTGCAACCATGACATTGACGGATTATTCGCCAAGTCGTTTGAATCGCAAATGGAGCGTATCTTCGGATCGCAGGCGTTGAAAAAGATACCCAACAACCATGCTATCTATTCTTCCTTCTTTAAGTTTGATGGGCCACCCACAACTTCGCAGGAGTTAAACGGCTGGGGCGATGACCTGGTGCACGATTACCTGAAGGCCATTGAAATAAACGGCAGGATGGGAGTATTGTACAGCAATAAGGATTACGGTTGTGAATGGGATTATGATTTCAGGAACAAACGATTTTATAAAATTGATAATACCCGGTTTAGCGTAAACATTGTGATGTACGCGCTATTACGATAA
- a CDS encoding BatA domain-containing protein: MSFLNPIWLWGLTGLLIPVAIHLLSRKEGNVIRLGSVRHIMDSASARFSSIRLNEIWLLLIRCLLLLFIILLLSGLYFSSESRNSKKWILVEKGLERDTDFMPLVDSLQDQGFELRYLYEGFPVVDDDLELNGNINYWLLAQALQAESVERAVVLSNNYLKNFTGQRINLPDNIRWITKSPTQHEFELASIDIGEFEWKRTGSSSGLKTQFSTQILESSKATVKADTLSIILVSEIGFEYDKKIMLAALQAIQQTAPFIFINSDVTISEYSPTHKTDWVIWLSDRKPEVHDVSMIAYNTAEIFNDQVLFEQVTPTYWRLNTRLNEGVALNSHLTIRLSEILLPVEMFVGRLEENDRRTLPEQAAWSSLNPVSDRKTASVSENLNMYWMVLICFTLIIERLLALKRNQ, encoded by the coding sequence GTGTCGTTCCTGAATCCGATATGGTTGTGGGGTTTAACCGGACTGTTGATTCCGGTAGCCATTCATTTGCTGAGCCGCAAGGAAGGTAATGTGATCAGGCTGGGAAGTGTGCGCCATATTATGGATTCCGCATCAGCAAGGTTTAGCAGCATACGATTAAATGAAATCTGGTTGCTGTTGATCCGGTGTCTGCTGTTGCTGTTCATCATTCTCTTGTTAAGCGGACTTTACTTTTCTTCTGAATCACGCAACAGTAAAAAATGGATTTTGGTAGAGAAGGGTCTTGAGCGTGATACTGATTTTATGCCCTTGGTGGACAGCTTACAGGACCAGGGTTTTGAATTACGCTATTTGTATGAAGGATTTCCGGTGGTGGATGATGACCTTGAATTAAATGGTAATATCAATTATTGGTTGTTAGCCCAGGCGTTGCAGGCAGAATCTGTTGAGCGGGCTGTTGTCCTGTCCAATAACTACCTGAAGAATTTTACCGGCCAAAGAATTAATCTTCCAGATAATATCCGGTGGATAACGAAAAGTCCGACTCAACATGAGTTTGAATTGGCTTCTATTGATATTGGTGAATTTGAATGGAAGCGCACCGGATCATCGAGCGGTTTAAAGACCCAATTCTCAACGCAAATTTTGGAGAGTAGTAAGGCCACCGTTAAAGCAGATACACTATCCATTATACTGGTCAGCGAAATCGGATTTGAATACGATAAAAAAATTATGCTGGCTGCTTTGCAAGCCATTCAGCAAACTGCTCCATTTATTTTTATCAATAGCGATGTTACCATTAGCGAATATAGTCCAACACATAAAACAGATTGGGTAATCTGGTTGTCCGATCGAAAGCCTGAAGTCCACGATGTATCAATGATCGCATACAACACAGCTGAAATTTTCAATGACCAAGTATTGTTTGAACAAGTCACTCCAACTTACTGGAGATTGAATACCCGATTGAATGAAGGAGTAGCGTTGAATTCACATTTAACAATCAGGCTTTCAGAAATTTTACTTCCGGTAGAAATGTTTGTGGGAAGATTGGAAGAGAATGACAGACGCACGCTACCTGAGCAAGCTGCCTGGTCATCGTTAAATCCGGTTAGTGATAGGAAAACCGCAAGTGTTTCCGAAAATCTGAATATGTATTGGATGGTGCTTATATGCTTCACTCTGATTATCGAACGGTTATTGGCCTTAAAAAGAAATCAATGA